A region from the Vicia villosa cultivar HV-30 ecotype Madison, WI linkage group LG3, Vvil1.0, whole genome shotgun sequence genome encodes:
- the LOC131658385 gene encoding cinnamoyl-CoA reductase CAD2-like encodes MVPPSLAEAAAWDFANENKIEMVVINTTMVVGHLLQPEVKESVKPILDLINASGRYCLLERMVHCSQLAQILHDLYQTLQILDNCEDDEPYMPLYQFSKENINSLGIEFIPLEGCSYKQGLSLKHITTGTVRRSDVSRPVQAYDTLPIPTLGSSCDEVELDIDKREDEEELEEGGGDIDKDDEDE; translated from the exons Atggtccctccc AGTTTGGCTGAGGCTGCTGCATGGGATTttgcaaatgaaaacaaaattgaGATGGTTGTTATTAACACAACAATGGTTGTTGGACATCTCTTACAACCAGAGGTTAAAGAAAGTGTTAAACCAATTCTAGACTTAATAAATG CTAGCGGAAGATATTGTTTGCTAGAGAGAATGGTACACTGTTCACAACTTGCTCAGATTTTACATGATCTGTACCAAACATTACAAATTTTAGACAA TTGTGAGGATGATGAGCCATACATGCCATTGTATCAGTTTTCTAAGGAAAATATTAACAGTTTGGGAATCGAGTTTATTCCTTTAGAA GGATGTAGCTACAAACAAGGTCTGTCGCTAAAGCATATAACTACAGGAACTGTCCGTAG ATCAGATGTGTCCAGACCAGTGCAAGCCTACGATACACTTCCAATTCCCACCCTTGGATCTTCATGTG ATGAAGTTGAGCTTGATATTGATAAgagagaggatgaagaagaatTGGAAGAGGGAGGTGGAGATATCGACAAGGATGATGAGGATGAATAA